The following proteins are co-located in the Pseudomonas synxantha genome:
- a CDS encoding sterol desaturase family protein: MPHPTETFRAHYRANVHRHYNPWLHATFVLGYGIACMTLAWSATADITALEWLTVPLTLVFFNLCIYLVHRHLGHHKHGFARLFYARHTGDHHSFFTPGHMTYDSPRDWRVILFPAWLIVLHSLAITLPAWWLLKQLSPNVAGLFAGCMILGYLLYEVFHACEHLPAEHAVARLPWIRQMHRLHALHHRRELMQGRNFNIVLPLMDYLFGTLHWEPTVKKRGSPTGLPPASHT; this comes from the coding sequence ATGCCCCACCCCACCGAAACCTTCCGCGCCCACTACCGTGCCAACGTGCATCGCCACTACAACCCCTGGCTGCACGCCACGTTCGTCCTCGGCTACGGCATTGCCTGCATGACCCTGGCCTGGTCCGCCACCGCCGACATCACCGCGCTAGAGTGGCTGACCGTGCCCTTGACCCTGGTGTTCTTCAACCTGTGCATCTACCTCGTACACCGCCACCTCGGCCATCACAAACATGGGTTCGCTCGGCTGTTCTACGCACGCCACACCGGCGACCACCACAGCTTCTTCACCCCTGGGCACATGACCTACGACAGCCCCCGGGACTGGCGCGTCATTCTGTTCCCTGCCTGGCTGATTGTGCTGCACAGCCTGGCCATCACCCTCCCCGCCTGGTGGCTGCTCAAGCAATTGAGCCCCAACGTCGCCGGGCTGTTTGCCGGGTGCATGATCCTCGGCTACCTGCTCTACGAAGTGTTCCACGCCTGCGAACACTTGCCCGCTGAACACGCGGTGGCGCGTCTGCCGTGGATTCGCCAGATGCACCGCCTGCACGCCCTGCACCACCGTCGCGAGCTGATGCAGGGGCGTAATTTCAATATCGTGCTGCCGTTGATGGACTATCTGTTTGGCACTTTGCATTGGGAACCCACGGTAAAAAAAAGGGGCAGTCCAACTGGACTGCCCCCCGCGTCACACACATAG